One genomic window of Corynebacterium diphtheriae includes the following:
- the atpB gene encoding F0F1 ATP synthase subunit A, which produces MKGEFHAPSLDHEFFPDPIWFADVANGWFTIDRLMFVRLLMALVLVIFFAVAMRSPKLVPSGLQNVAEYLLDFVRIHIAEDILGKKEGNRFLPILSTIFFVVLFCNLPSVIPFLNISPNARIGMPLVLALFGYIAFIYAGAKRYGFFKYVKSSVVIPNLPPVLHLLVVPLEFFSTFVLRPATLTLRLMANMLAGHIILVLLFSATNFFFWQLNGWTALSAVTLVAGIAFTLFEMLVIFLQAYIFALLSAVYIELALHADEH; this is translated from the coding sequence ATGAAGGGCGAGTTTCACGCGCCCTCCTTGGATCACGAATTTTTCCCGGATCCCATCTGGTTCGCCGATGTGGCGAACGGTTGGTTCACAATCGACCGTCTGATGTTCGTCCGCCTGCTTATGGCGTTGGTCCTTGTAATCTTCTTCGCAGTCGCTATGCGTAGCCCGAAGCTTGTTCCTTCCGGCTTGCAAAACGTTGCTGAATACCTTTTGGACTTCGTCCGAATTCACATTGCAGAAGACATTCTGGGCAAGAAAGAGGGCAACCGCTTCTTGCCAATTCTGTCCACCATTTTCTTCGTGGTTTTGTTCTGCAACCTGCCTTCGGTCATTCCATTCCTGAACATTTCGCCAAACGCGCGCATTGGTATGCCACTCGTTTTGGCTCTGTTCGGTTACATTGCCTTCATCTACGCAGGTGCTAAGCGCTACGGCTTCTTCAAGTATGTGAAGTCTTCGGTGGTTATTCCTAACCTTCCGCCAGTTCTTCACTTGCTCGTTGTGCCACTCGAGTTCTTCTCGACATTCGTTCTGCGTCCGGCCACACTGACTCTTCGTCTTATGGCCAACATGCTCGCAGGACACATCATTCTGGTGCTTCTTTTCTCTGCCACGAACTTCTTCTTCTGGCAGCTGAATGGTTGGACTGCGCTGTCCGCCGTAACTTTGGTTGCGGGGATCGCGTTCACGCTGTTCGAGATGCTGGTGATTTTCTTGCAGGCGTACATCTTCGCTCTGCTTTCTGCCGTGTACATCGAACTGGCGTTGCACGCCGACGAACACTGA